One window from the genome of Deinococcus sp. NW-56 encodes:
- a CDS encoding TrkA family potassium uptake protein, with the protein MKTKQCLVIGLGRFGTAVATTLYEMGHEVVAIDRGEENVERVMNLVTHAAVVDASDERALRAIGVGDFDVVVVAIGTDVQANILATMNAKSLGAPYVVTKAVDEMARRVLERIGADLVIRPEHDMGVRLARQIATPNIVDTLDLGGDYAIVEIEANERLRGRLRDLNLTGRFGVQVIAVSRGGRIEVTPRAEDELRPHDKLVVIGTGHSLDELRRYLGD; encoded by the coding sequence ATGAAGACCAAACAATGCCTGGTGATCGGGCTGGGCCGCTTCGGGACCGCCGTGGCGACCACCCTCTACGAGATGGGCCACGAGGTGGTCGCCATCGACCGCGGCGAGGAAAACGTCGAGCGGGTGATGAACCTCGTGACGCACGCGGCCGTCGTGGACGCCTCCGACGAGCGGGCGCTGCGGGCCATCGGGGTGGGCGACTTCGACGTGGTGGTCGTCGCCATCGGGACCGACGTGCAGGCGAACATCCTGGCGACCATGAACGCCAAGAGCCTGGGCGCCCCCTACGTGGTCACCAAGGCGGTGGACGAGATGGCCCGGCGGGTGCTGGAGCGCATCGGGGCCGACCTCGTGATTCGGCCCGAGCACGACATGGGCGTGCGGCTGGCCCGGCAGATTGCCACTCCCAACATCGTGGACACGCTGGACCTGGGGGGCGACTACGCCATCGTGGAGATCGAGGCCAACGAGCGGCTGCGCGGGCGGCTGCGCGACCTTAACCTGACCGGGCGTTTTGGCGTGCAGGTGATCGCGGTGAGTCGGGGCGGACGCATCGAGGTGACCCCCCGCGCCGAGGACGAGTTGCGCCCCCACGACAAGCTGGTCGTGATCGGGACGGGGCACTCGCTGGACGAGTTGCGGCGGTACCTGGGGGACTGA
- the trpC gene encoding indole-3-glycerol phosphate synthase TrpC, which yields MTAAPLPESISISGVLGRIVRERVADYAGADPQLGPERTRARAFHAALARPGLSLIAEVKRASPSQGAIAPLDPATAARAYVSGGASAISVLTEPRHFGGGPDALREVVGAVTAPALRKDFVVHPAMLREAADWGASAALLMVSVLGEATGEYLRAAHHVGLDALVEVHDKAELEMALASGAEIIGVNNRDLRSLEIDLGVSPRLIRRAREAGFTGLLVAESGYRTATDLAGVRGLADAVLVGSSLAGSGDLEGATRALLAEGA from the coding sequence ATGACCGCCGCGCCGCTGCCCGAGTCCATCTCCATTTCCGGCGTCCTGGGGCGCATCGTGCGCGAGCGGGTGGCCGACTACGCGGGAGCCGACCCCCAGCTCGGGCCGGAGCGGACGCGGGCAAGGGCCTTCCACGCGGCCCTTGCCCGCCCCGGCCTCTCCCTGATCGCGGAGGTCAAGCGGGCCAGCCCCAGCCAGGGAGCCATCGCGCCCCTGGACCCGGCGACGGCGGCCCGCGCTTACGTCTCGGGCGGCGCCTCGGCCATCAGCGTGCTGACCGAACCGAGGCACTTCGGCGGCGGTCCAGACGCGCTGCGCGAGGTCGTGGGAGCCGTGACGGCCCCGGCCCTCCGCAAGGACTTCGTGGTCCACCCCGCCATGCTGCGCGAGGCCGCCGACTGGGGCGCCTCGGCCGCGCTGCTGATGGTGAGCGTGCTGGGGGAGGCAACGGGCGAGTACTTGCGGGCCGCCCACCACGTCGGCCTCGACGCGCTGGTCGAGGTCCACGACAAGGCCGAACTGGAGATGGCGCTCGCTTCGGGGGCTGAGATCATCGGGGTGAACAACCGCGACCTGCGGTCCCTGGAGATTGACCTCGGGGTCAGCCCCCGCCTGATTCGCCGGGCGCGGGAGGCGGGCTTCACGGGCCTGCTCGTCGCGGAAAGCGGCTACCGGACCGCCACCGACCTCGCGGGCGTGCGCGGGCTGGCCGACGCGGTGCTGGTGGGCAGCAGCCTCGCCGGAAGCGGTGACCTGGAGGGGGCCACGCGGGCGCTGCTGGCGGAGGGCGCCTGA